A single Agrococcus sp. ARC_14 DNA region contains:
- a CDS encoding DEAD/DEAH box helicase family protein: MTDTDVQLAAEQRARVLIDAQLSAAGWHVQNVKDLNLFAGPGIAVREVVMAPGHGRVDYLLYVEREVVGVIEAKPVGTTLSGVEWQSAMYANGLPESHRKRAIQHEGRLPFVFEASGTETHFTNGMDPSPRARRLFHFPRPAALGRLVRDGRAARQGKPATWRGKVQQLPPLLAESLRPAQITAIEGIERSLREQRFDRSLVQMATGAGKTFTAVTESYRLLKAGGFGRILFLVDRNNLGDQTLAEFQNYRTPDDGRRFTEMYNVQKLSGAGMLASSSVVISTIQRVHRVLQGGEVADVDDPGVDSFVPAAPVTVSYNAELPPEAFDLVIVDEAHRSIYGVWRGVLEYFDAHIVGLTATPTKQTFGFFQSNLVSEYTYPESVADNVNVDFDIYRIQTRITEEGGSIEAGTFVPKVDRRTREKRIESLDDDLIYTPGQLDRAVTSTSQIRLVLETFRDRLFTEIFPRRSAVPKTLIFCKDDNHAEEVVTTARQVFGKGNDFAAKITYNAKDPKGALQQFRTSSSLRIAVTVDMIATGTDVKPLECVFFLRDVRSAHYFEQMKGRGARTIPGADFRAVTPDAAEKTRFVIIDAVGVTEHDFVEPPLNRVKNVSLEQLLQKAANLTITEDEAATLASRLSALELQVTSQERAELDAVAGRSLRGIVQGIVHAISVDAQVEAMRAAGLEPESVSEPTRIEIVDRLIETAIEPLAANPELRRRILELRRSHDQVIDEVSVDELVHAGGVVDVDRARHIVDSWRAYLAEHRDEIAAIQLADEAQRLGHVRIGFDAIQELADRIRRPPYNWTTDLLWSAYEAVDRSRVRGSGHRQLTDLVSLLRFTLGADTELVPYSDAVRERYAGWLAQQEQAGVVFSEPQRWWLDRMAEVVASSAEVTPDDLDLAPFSERGGQAGAVQALGDKAAVYVRELNEVLAG, from the coding sequence GTGACCGACACCGACGTGCAGCTCGCAGCGGAGCAGCGTGCACGTGTGCTTATAGACGCGCAGCTCTCGGCCGCGGGCTGGCACGTGCAGAACGTGAAGGATCTGAACCTCTTCGCGGGCCCGGGCATCGCCGTTCGTGAGGTCGTCATGGCCCCCGGTCATGGGCGGGTGGACTACCTGCTCTATGTCGAACGTGAAGTGGTCGGCGTGATCGAGGCCAAGCCGGTGGGCACCACGCTCTCGGGCGTCGAGTGGCAGTCGGCGATGTACGCGAACGGTCTGCCCGAGAGTCATCGCAAGCGTGCGATCCAGCACGAGGGTCGCTTACCGTTCGTCTTCGAAGCGTCGGGCACGGAGACCCACTTCACCAACGGCATGGATCCATCGCCCCGCGCGCGTCGGCTCTTCCACTTCCCGCGCCCAGCAGCCCTGGGTCGGCTTGTGCGTGACGGCAGAGCGGCACGGCAGGGGAAGCCCGCCACATGGCGGGGCAAGGTTCAGCAGCTGCCTCCGCTGCTCGCTGAGTCGCTGCGCCCCGCCCAGATCACTGCGATCGAAGGCATCGAGCGATCGCTCCGCGAGCAGCGGTTCGATCGGTCGCTGGTGCAGATGGCGACCGGCGCCGGAAAAACGTTCACCGCGGTCACCGAGAGCTATCGTCTGCTCAAGGCAGGCGGCTTCGGCCGCATCCTCTTCTTGGTGGACCGCAATAACCTCGGTGATCAGACGCTCGCTGAGTTCCAGAACTACCGCACACCCGACGACGGCCGCCGCTTCACCGAGATGTACAACGTGCAGAAGCTCTCCGGTGCGGGGATGCTCGCCTCATCGAGCGTCGTCATCTCGACGATCCAGCGAGTGCACCGCGTGCTGCAAGGCGGCGAGGTGGCCGATGTCGATGATCCCGGCGTGGACAGCTTCGTGCCCGCCGCCCCGGTCACGGTCTCGTACAACGCCGAACTGCCGCCCGAAGCGTTCGACCTGGTCATCGTCGACGAGGCGCATCGGTCGATCTACGGCGTCTGGCGCGGGGTGCTCGAGTACTTCGACGCGCACATCGTCGGCCTCACCGCGACACCGACGAAGCAGACCTTCGGCTTCTTCCAGTCGAATCTGGTGAGCGAGTACACCTACCCGGAATCGGTGGCGGACAACGTCAACGTCGACTTCGACATCTACCGCATCCAGACCAGGATCACCGAGGAGGGCGGATCGATCGAGGCGGGCACCTTCGTGCCAAAGGTCGACCGCCGCACCCGCGAGAAGCGCATCGAGTCGCTCGATGACGATCTGATCTACACGCCCGGTCAACTCGACAGGGCGGTCACGTCGACTTCGCAGATCAGGCTCGTGCTCGAGACGTTCCGCGACCGACTCTTCACCGAGATCTTCCCTCGCCGGTCGGCCGTGCCGAAGACGCTGATCTTCTGCAAGGACGACAATCACGCCGAAGAGGTGGTGACGACCGCACGGCAGGTGTTCGGCAAGGGCAACGACTTCGCGGCGAAGATTACCTACAACGCGAAGGATCCGAAGGGTGCGCTTCAGCAGTTCCGCACCTCCTCGAGCCTGCGCATCGCTGTCACAGTCGATATGATCGCGACCGGCACCGACGTGAAGCCGCTGGAGTGCGTCTTCTTCCTGCGCGACGTGCGCAGCGCCCACTACTTCGAGCAGATGAAGGGGCGCGGTGCTCGCACCATCCCCGGCGCCGACTTCCGAGCGGTGACACCGGATGCAGCGGAGAAGACGCGCTTCGTGATCATCGACGCGGTCGGCGTCACCGAGCATGACTTCGTGGAACCGCCGCTCAACCGCGTCAAGAACGTCTCCCTCGAGCAGCTGCTGCAGAAAGCGGCGAACCTGACCATCACTGAGGATGAAGCGGCGACACTCGCATCGCGCCTCTCGGCACTCGAGCTGCAGGTGACATCTCAGGAGCGCGCGGAACTCGACGCCGTCGCTGGGCGGTCGCTGCGCGGCATCGTCCAGGGAATCGTCCACGCCATCTCTGTTGACGCGCAGGTCGAGGCGATGCGTGCCGCTGGGCTCGAGCCGGAATCGGTCTCAGAACCGACGCGGATCGAGATCGTCGACCGGCTGATCGAGACGGCTATTGAACCGCTCGCGGCCAATCCTGAGCTTCGGCGACGGATCTTGGAACTCCGGCGCAGCCACGACCAGGTGATCGACGAGGTCAGCGTCGACGAGCTGGTGCACGCCGGGGGAGTGGTCGATGTTGATCGGGCGCGCCACATCGTCGATTCCTGGCGTGCCTATCTGGCGGAGCATCGGGACGAGATTGCGGCGATCCAGCTGGCCGACGAGGCTCAACGGCTTGGACACGTGCGCATCGGCTTCGACGCGATCCAAGAGCTCGCGGACCGCATCCGGCGACCGCCGTACAACTGGACCACCGATCTGCTGTGGTCGGCGTACGAGGCAGTCGATCGCAGCCGCGTGCGTGGATCGGGTCATCGGCAGCTGACCGACCTCGTGTCGCTGCTGCGCTTCACACTGGGCGCAGACACTGAGCTGGTGCCGTACTCGGATGCGGTGCGCGAGCGCTACGCGGGCTGGCTCGCGCAGCAGGAACAGGCCGGCGTCGTGTTCAGCGAGCCACAGAGATGGTGGTTGGATCGTATGGCGGAGGTCGTCGCGTCCTCTGCCGAGGTCACGCCGGATGATCTCGATCTCGCGCCCTTCTCGGAGCGCGGCGGACAGGCAGGCGCCGTGCAGGCGCTCGGAGACAAGGCAGCGGTGTACGTGCGAGAGCTGAACGAGGTGCTGGCGGGGT